In the genome of Candidatus Thermoplasmatota archaeon, the window GGCCTGCTACTGGCTGCGTCGAGCCGGGCGGATACTTACCCAGCCACCATGCATGACCTATCAAAGAAATTTTACTGAGGCGTGTGTAAAAGAGGAGGGCAAACATATTCACATTGGCAAGTAAAGCGGCCATCAGGATGACAGGGATGTTTGATGCATACATAAGTCGAAGCGGATATCTCCCTCTTGCTCCTCTTACCCTTGCATGAGTCAAAGGCAATTCTACTTTAGACGATTCTACATATACAACGGCAAAGAATATTACGATTGTTCCTATAAGTGCAATTACGGGGTTGGGTGGAGAGATAAATATTTTCTCAAATCCACCTCCGACCAGATCGCCCAGAGACATATTGGAAACGAGATAAATGGTTTTTGGCAATGTCCCGGCAGGAGGATTCATGATGCTCAACGTGCCGCCAGCCTGAGGGAACCAGTTAAAAGTACCTGTAATAATCGCCTCTGACACACCTGCGGCAATGAAAAGAGAAACACCGGAGCCTATCCCCCATTTTGATATCAACTCATCCATCCAGAATACGATAAAACCACCCATGAAAAGTTGGGCGATTATGATTGAATTTGCTGCTGGTCTTCCGACAGCATTTATTAAGGAATGGCTTGGTGACAGATATCCAAAAACCTGTGGTATTGCTTCTACCAGAATCATCATTACAACCACAATTTTCTGCACTCCCTGGTATAACGCTTTATCTTCTGATTTCTGAAGGTCGAGTTTTATAATTTTTGCACCAACAAAGAGCTGCATTATGATAGAACCCGTGACTATGGGGCCTATTCCAAGATGCATGATTGAACCGCTTGCCCCTGCAATGATGGCACGATAACCAAAGAATATATCCAGTTGTTCGGGACTGACACCGTAAAGTAGAACCTGGGTCAGTATGTAGTACATGATCAGACAAACTCCCGTCCATAGTATTTTCTGGCGGAAATGAACGTGGCCTTTTGGCTTCTTGATCGCTGGCCATCTCTCAGCTATTGGCTTTAGAACATACAGCTTGCTTTTCTCCTTGTCTCCCTTGGCTTCTTTTGCCATGATGTACACCTCAATCCGTTATGACTTCCCCGCCAGCCGCCTTTATCTTTTTTACTGCTTTTTCTGTAGCAAATGGCACAATAACCTTCATTGGCCTGTTAATAATTCCCGACCCGAGAAGTTTATCATATCCCATTTCCTTCAAATTTACCTCTTTATCTTCAAATTTTATCAAATCACCGACGTTTATCGCTTTCTTTTTATGTGCAATCCCGTGAAACTTAAATCCGTGTGAACCCCATCTATATTTAAGGTGCTTATGCTTCGTTCCGCCGAAGCCTCCTCCGCCTTTTTCTCCTCTCCCTCTCCCCTTTTTCATACTTCCCCTGCCGTGGGTGGTCAATCCGCGATATTTCCTTGTTTTATCTTTCATAACATCCTCTCTATGAGTTTATTTATATCCTTTCCCCTGTAGCCCAGTGCACCGCCCATACTATAAGGCTTTTTTATGCCTTCATAGCCCTTGACCGGCGGATGTAGCTTTATTGTCTGGTTTGCGGTTGCTTTGCCGTCCATAATTTTCTCAACGGTGCTCTG includes:
- the secY gene encoding preprotein translocase subunit SecY, whose product is MAKEAKGDKEKSKLYVLKPIAERWPAIKKPKGHVHFRQKILWTGVCLIMYYILTQVLLYGVSPEQLDIFFGYRAIIAGASGSIMHLGIGPIVTGSIIMQLFVGAKIIKLDLQKSEDKALYQGVQKIVVVMMILVEAIPQVFGYLSPSHSLINAVGRPAANSIIIAQLFMGGFIVFWMDELISKWGIGSGVSLFIAAGVSEAIITGTFNWFPQAGGTLSIMNPPAGTLPKTIYLVSNMSLGDLVGGGFEKIFISPPNPVIALIGTIVIFFAVVYVESSKVELPLTHARVRGARGRYPLRLMYASNIPVILMAALLANVNMFALLFYTRLSKISLIGHAWWLGKYPPGSTQPVAGLAWYLDGPRGLHTWLFPMIDPRYSGYLAEHDPWQMVLKIIVYSFVFIVGAIFFGKFWIETTNMGPEAVARQIESSGMQIPGFRRDPRILKKVLYRYIPALTILSSALVALLAVSANLIGTVGNTSGTGVLLTVGIVIRLYEQIAREQAMEMHPVLRKFLGVE
- a CDS encoding uL15m family ribosomal protein, with product MKDKTRKYRGLTTHGRGSMKKGRGRGEKGGGGFGGTKHKHLKYRWGSHGFKFHGIAHKKKAINVGDLIKFEDKEVNLKEMGYDKLLGSGIINRPMKVIVPFATEKAVKKIKAAGGEVITD